The genomic segment ACATCATATCAATTACTTACTCACATGGCTAAACGGTAAAATCCATCATCCATGTCACAAAAAGAGTTGCCTCTTAGGTTCTCTCTGCTAAAGCACTTGCTGCAACTGTAAACTCTTACTCACTCTAACTGTTATAAATAGGCCAAGCAGTGAGACCAGAACCCACAACTTGCATCAAAACCTAAGAGATACAAAGAGAGCATCAACAATGGCATTGGCAACTTCACTTATCCCAGCAACCCCTTTGCTTCAAACCAACACTTTGAACCCtttgggttggactgatgatcAGATCCTTGAGAAAGTCTACATCACTCACGTCCACACCGCTGAAAGGTACGATGTGGAATCGCTTTTCAACGTTACTTCCAACGTCATCAAGCGTGCTACCGCAGTTGCCGACAGCGTTGCTGTTAAGGTAATTAAACTTCAATTCATGAATCTATATACATTGATCGCTTCCACAAACATATGTGTTTAATCGTTTTCCATTTCTTTTGCAGACTGGCACACCCGTTGGTCTCATTGAAGACAAGGTTGCTCTGTCCACTTTCGATCCACCGTTCCTTAAACTCAAGCATATTGCTTCTCAGGTCAATAATTCTGCAGCACAGTATTCATTACTACTACTCCTTCTTATtggattattattttactttgcCACTACCAATCTTTTCTATATGCATATCCATGTATTCTTAGTAATTAGTTTTGAGAGTGCAGATGATGAACACACCTCATGGCGAGCATCACGCGCATGAGACAGCAATGTCGATACTTGACCAGCTGAGAAGCTACTCGTGGGATGGAAAAGCAATACTAGTTCTAGCTGCTTTGGCTTTGGAATATGGAAATTTTTGGCATCTTGTCCAGGTTCCAACGGGAGACCATCTTGGAAGATCACTGGCACAGATGAATCGAGTTCACATCGTGGAGAGGAACAGGCAAGCCGTTGCTGACTACAACATTTTGGTGAAGAACTTGCTGATCGCAGTTGAGTGCATCACTGAGTTGGAGAGGCTCTCCACCAAAGGTTATGACTTGAAGGATGTCCCAGCTTTGGCCGAAGCCATGCAAGAGATCCCTGTTGCTGTCTACTGGGCAATCATCACCACTGTTGTTTGTGCTAATCATTTTGACTTCTTCCTTGGTGAATCGTAAGTTCATCCTCACACTAATTAGATATACTTCATTAGGTTATGCGTGCCTATGATCTCAACCTGCAATCATGTTATATGTAATTCATTTTTTCACATCTTCATAATTTCTCTTAGATCATAGTATATGCTCCTAAAACAACAATTGTCTAATTATTAATCTCTTTTTTTGTCTAAGTATTACAACAACGACACTGGCATTTTCTGTTTGCTTTTGTTCGTGGCTGTCACATGGTACCTTGTATTAATAAATTGAGGAATTCATGGAATagtttatatatagatatactGATAAGTTTTATCtcaatgctatttttttttttcgattcctcttattattataaacttgattatataaataacattgCTCATATATATATTGCAATCACTTTCGTGCAGAGATGACAGATATGAAATAGCTAATTTCGACGATAAGCTTTCCGCCGTTATCAGCAAATTGAAGGCGAATCTGACCAGGAGCAGAAAGAAAATAGGTTTGGGAAAAAAACTATGATCAACCCCATTTTAGTGAGCATTATTAGGTTGGTGTGATAAgagataagaaagaaaaaaacattaaaaatgagaAGGTAATAGATACCAAAATGTTAAGGAAcgtgaagaaagaaagagaaatataaaaaaatagagttaaaacatatgatataagaaaataatgtttCCAAGAGCTGTGTAATCAGAAAAACATGATCCATCTGTTATAAAGTGTGGaagtatttaatataaattaaaatgcaGTTACactttttgtttagtttttctGAAATCATCAAttgaaaataacttaaaatCAATTTCTTGTATAACCACTTGTGATATTAATTAATTGCCATCTCAAATGTTTACCTTTTAATAACAATGGCATGTAaggataaatataaatagaaattcaaTGCTGATAAGGATCGGCTGTGTAATTATTTCAGGTGACCTAGAAGACTACTGGAGGCGTAAGAAGTTGCTCCAAACCCCCACAGAAATTGTAGAGGTTATCAAGGTTCTTATCTACCACAACGATGTTCACGACCCACATGTGTACGATGGTCTCACTAGACAAATGGTAAGTAACTATTTCAGGATATCATCATCCCAcaatataaatcttttatgatttcacaaaaaaaatactaatgGTAAAAGAAGACGCTAATGAAGTGTCATGTAAGTATTGTGAGATTGGTCCTGATCATATAATAGTTTCTGTATGTTTGTCATTACTTGAGTTGGTGTACGATGATGTCCCTTTGAAACATGAgcttattattttgtttttaaacctAAAAAACAGGTTAGCATCGAAGTGTTTAGGAAGAAACACGTGTTGCTGTTCATTTCTGGCTTGGACAGCATCAGAGATGAGATTCGGCTGCTGCAATCAATCTACGAGGGATTGCAAGAAGATC from the Vigna angularis cultivar LongXiaoDou No.4 chromosome 3, ASM1680809v1, whole genome shotgun sequence genome contains:
- the LOC108324011 gene encoding protein SIEVE ELEMENT OCCLUSION B, translating into MALATSLIPATPLLQTNTLNPLGWTDDQILEKVYITHVHTAERYDVESLFNVTSNVIKRATAVADSVAVKTGTPVGLIEDKVALSTFDPPFLKLKHIASQMMNTPHGEHHAHETAMSILDQLRSYSWDGKAILVLAALALEYGNFWHLVQVPTGDHLGRSLAQMNRVHIVERNRQAVADYNILVKNLLIAVECITELERLSTKGYDLKDVPALAEAMQEIPVAVYWAIITTVVCANHFDFFLGESDDRYEIANFDDKLSAVISKLKANLTRSRKKIGDLEDYWRRKKLLQTPTEIVEVIKVLIYHNDVHDPHVYDGLTRQMVSIEVFRKKHVLLFISGLDSIRDEIRLLQSIYEGLQEDPKEVKGYRKEDFRILWLPVVEDWNLLHRAEYDSLKLEMPWYVVEYFFPLAGIRLIREDLNYKNKPIIPVLNPQGRVVNYNAMHMIFVWGIDAFPFRPSDDDVLTQKWNWFWAEMKKVNPRLQDIIKADSFIFIYGGNDKKWMQEFTLAVEKIKRHEIIKRADAVIEHYPFGKEDPRIVPRFWVGIESLFANMIQKTHKDPTIDEIKSLLILKQKQPGWVLLSKGSNVKLLGKGEAMLATAGDFEIWKEKVLEKAGFDVAFKEYYEQKRRGYPQECSHMQLANYPADILHPINCPDTGCGRSMEIASVSYKCCHGHTHNQAEVPESGDVMIEKKYAS